Proteins encoded by one window of Nasonia vitripennis strain AsymCx chromosome 5, Nvit_psr_1.1, whole genome shotgun sequence:
- the LOC100124257 gene encoding zinc transporter ZIP3 isoform X6 codes for MHINDKNPEHLMNIIATKATEAMNATAAGHDEHDHAAEDEAVGSVLTAKTVTMVTLCLVSICMGIIPMQIAKCFNIVSTNQVVNPRSFKYVSVLLGFGGGVLFSTTFLHMLPEVEEGVEHLMEEGVFPHLDFSLAKVFCCTGFFIMYLIEEIVHAHLKHRHPKRASTDTASKTSSNVNIYSTESIDSYGSVAATPKWKGHGGHRHEETCEIGHTHLDIIEDCDSFHDGAIRGLLIVLGLSVHELFEGLAIGLESSAQYVWYMFGAVAAHKFIIAFCIGVELTTSRTRAILSYVYVCMFAVVSPLGIGIGMILVGGNSAAASGPAAVALQGLASGTLLYVVFFEILHKHRDGLFQYLSIILGFLVMFGLQVLSAATMRSLQ; via the exons ATGCACATAAACGACAAGAACCCGGAGCACCTGATGAACATCATAGCGACGAAGGCGACGGAGGCGATGAACGCCACGGCTGCCGGACACGATGAACACGATCACGCGGCGGAGGACGAGGCCGTCGGTTCGGTCCTCACCGCCAAGACTGTCACCATGGTCACGCTCTGCCTCGTCAGCATATGCATGGGCATCATACCGATGCAGATCGCCAAGTGCTTCAACATCGTATCCACCAACCAGGTCGTCAATCCGAG ATCCTTCAAGTACGTGAGCGTCCTGCTGGGCTTCGGCGGCGGCGTCTTGTTCAGCACGACCTTCCTGCACATGCTGCCGGAAGTCGAGGAAGGCGTCGAGCACCTAATGGAGGAGGGCGTCTTTCCGCACCTCGACTTTTCACTGGCCAAGGTGTTTTGCTGCACCGG TTTCTTCATAATGTACCTCATCGAGGAGATAGTGCACGCTCACCTGAAGCACAGGCACCCGAAGAGAGCGTCCACCGACACCGCCTCCAAGACGAGCAGCAACGTCAACATCTACTCCACCGAGTCGATCGATAGCTACGGAAGTGTCGCCGCTACGCCCAAGTGGAAGGGCCACGGAGGCCATCGTCACGAAGAGAC ATGCGAGATCGGCCACACGCACCTCGACATCATCGAAGATTGCGACAGCTTCCACGACGGCGCTATCAGAGGCCTCTTGATTGTTCTCGGGCTCTCGGTCCACGAATTGTTCGAAGGACTCGCCATCGGCCTCGAGAGCTCGGCCCAGTACGTCTG GTACATGTTTGGAGCCGTGGCTGCGCACAAGTTCATCATAGCCTTTTGCATCGGAGTGGAGTTGACGACCTCGCGCACTCGAGCCATTCTCAGCTACGTGTACGTGTGCATGTTTGCCGTGGTGTCGCCTCTGGGCATCGGTATCGGTATGATACTCGTGGGCGGCAACAGCGCCGCCGCCAGTGGACCCGCCGCTGTCGCTTTGCAG GGTCTGGCATCGGGAACACTGCTGTACGTGGTCTTCTTCGAGATTCTGCACAAGCATCGCGACGGACTGTTCCAGTACCTCTCGATCATCCTCGGTTTCTTGGTCATGTTCGGGCTTCAGGTCTTGA